In Persicimonas caeni, a single window of DNA contains:
- a CDS encoding branched-chain amino acid transaminase, translated as MGIKSDKIWLDGEFVDFEDANVHILTHTLHYGLGAFEGIRCYQREDGKSAIFRLSEHIRRLIESCKICTIDVPFTQEQIERACIETVKVNGFEDCYLRPLVFLGHGEMGLSATSNKVRVAVIAWKWGAYLGDEGLEKGIRAKVSSFNRHHVNSSMVKGKINGQYVNSILAKREVMAAGYDEAIMLDTDGYISEASGENIFIVYRNRLFTTPIGSSILGGITRDTIVTLAKERGISIIEQRFTRDMLYTADEIFMVGTAAEITPVRELDERTIGDGTVGPVTKALQAAYFDQVKGSSTDHPEWLAIVE; from the coding sequence GTGGGTATCAAATCGGATAAAATTTGGCTCGATGGGGAGTTCGTCGACTTTGAAGACGCGAACGTCCACATCCTGACGCACACGTTGCACTACGGGCTCGGAGCGTTCGAGGGCATTCGCTGCTACCAGCGCGAAGACGGCAAGAGCGCCATCTTCCGCCTCTCGGAGCATATCCGCCGCCTCATCGAGTCGTGCAAGATCTGCACGATCGACGTGCCGTTCACCCAGGAGCAAATCGAGCGCGCCTGCATCGAAACCGTCAAGGTCAACGGCTTCGAAGATTGCTATCTGCGCCCGCTCGTCTTCTTGGGCCACGGCGAGATGGGCCTCTCCGCCACCAGCAACAAGGTGCGCGTGGCCGTCATCGCCTGGAAGTGGGGCGCGTATCTGGGCGACGAGGGCCTCGAGAAGGGCATTCGGGCGAAGGTGTCGAGCTTCAACCGCCACCACGTCAACTCGAGCATGGTCAAGGGCAAGATCAACGGCCAGTACGTCAACAGCATCCTGGCCAAGCGCGAAGTCATGGCCGCCGGCTACGACGAGGCGATCATGCTCGACACCGACGGTTATATCTCGGAGGCCTCCGGCGAGAATATCTTCATCGTCTACCGCAACCGGCTGTTCACCACGCCGATCGGATCGTCGATCTTGGGCGGCATCACCCGCGACACGATCGTGACGCTGGCCAAGGAGCGCGGCATCTCCATCATCGAGCAGCGCTTCACCCGCGACATGCTCTACACCGCCGACGAAATCTTTATGGTGGGCACCGCCGCCGAGATCACGCCGGTGCGCGAGCTCGACGAGCGCACCATCGGCGACGGCACCGTCGGCCCGGTCACCAAGGCGCTGCAGGCCGCTTATTTCGACCAGGTGAAGGGATCGTCGACCGACCATCCCGAGTGGCTGGCTATTGTCGAATAA
- a CDS encoding glutathione S-transferase family protein, translating to MGKMIDGEWTTEWYGSDEEGHFQREDTVFHGRVDAQPESEHPVESGRYHLYVSWACPWAHRTLIARTLLGLDEHISITAVHWFMGDEGWEFRPDEDPDAHADAINGKEFLRQIYKQADDHYTGRVTVPVLWDKEKGTIVNNESREILRMFSTQFGELANGEIDLCPDELREEVDRVIDEIYEPVNNGVYSAGFADSQKAYDEAVDTLFDALAHWNEVLGEQRYLCGDQFTEADICMFTTLVRFDPVYATHFKCNRHRLLEFDNLWNYTKEIYQMPGVAETCNLRHIKNHYYQSHPTVNPKRIVAQGFEVDYDAPHDRDRF from the coding sequence ATGGGCAAGATGATCGACGGAGAGTGGACCACGGAGTGGTACGGCAGTGATGAAGAGGGGCATTTCCAGCGCGAGGACACAGTCTTCCACGGCCGGGTCGACGCCCAGCCCGAAAGTGAACACCCCGTCGAGTCGGGGCGCTATCACCTGTACGTCTCCTGGGCGTGCCCCTGGGCGCACCGGACGCTCATCGCGCGCACCCTCCTGGGGCTCGACGAGCATATCTCCATCACGGCGGTCCACTGGTTCATGGGCGACGAAGGCTGGGAGTTTCGCCCCGACGAAGATCCGGACGCCCACGCCGACGCGATCAATGGCAAAGAGTTCCTGCGCCAGATCTACAAGCAGGCTGACGACCACTACACCGGCCGCGTGACCGTGCCCGTGCTATGGGACAAGGAGAAGGGCACGATCGTGAACAACGAGTCGCGCGAGATCTTGCGCATGTTCTCCACCCAGTTTGGCGAGTTGGCCAACGGTGAGATCGATCTTTGCCCCGACGAACTGCGCGAGGAGGTCGATCGCGTCATCGACGAGATCTACGAGCCGGTCAACAACGGCGTCTACAGCGCCGGGTTCGCCGACTCCCAAAAGGCCTACGACGAGGCGGTCGACACGCTGTTCGACGCGCTCGCCCACTGGAACGAGGTGCTCGGCGAGCAGCGCTACCTGTGCGGGGACCAGTTCACCGAGGCGGATATCTGCATGTTCACCACGCTGGTGCGCTTCGACCCCGTCTACGCCACCCACTTCAAGTGCAACCGCCACCGGCTCCTCGAGTTCGACAACCTGTGGAACTACACCAAAGAGATCTACCAGATGCCGGGCGTCGCCGAGACGTGCAATCTGCGCCACATCAAGAACCACTACTACCAGAGCCACCCCACGGTGAACCCCAAGCGTATCGTCGCTCAGGGCTTCGAGGTCGACTACGACGCTCCGCACGATCGAGATCGGTTTTGA
- a CDS encoding SAM hydrolase/SAM-dependent halogenase family protein, with protein sequence MNTPTVALLTDFGLKDNYVGIMKAVIDGICPGVQLVDLCHEVPPQNLLSGAYLLSSAAPYLKEGTILMGVVDPGVGSTRRSVAIDTGSFVCVGPDNGLFDMVLKKYSPNRVVVLDNPEFHLPKVSATFHGRDIFAPVSGHLAAGANLETLGTHLDPADLVRLPPSAPFLHNERIECHVIHVDRFGNLITNLSDRELTDWLDGARPRIDLDGERVPLMKTFASVPKRRPLAYFGSSGQLEIAVRDGSAARHFGAAQGQTVGVEKE encoded by the coding sequence ATGAACACTCCGACCGTCGCCCTGCTGACCGACTTCGGCCTCAAAGACAACTACGTCGGCATCATGAAGGCCGTCATCGACGGCATCTGCCCCGGCGTGCAGCTCGTCGATCTGTGTCACGAGGTGCCCCCACAGAATTTGCTCTCGGGAGCTTACTTGCTGTCGAGCGCGGCCCCGTATCTGAAGGAGGGGACCATCCTGATGGGTGTGGTCGACCCGGGGGTGGGCAGCACTCGCCGAAGCGTGGCGATCGACACCGGGTCGTTTGTATGCGTAGGGCCCGACAACGGGCTCTTCGACATGGTCCTCAAGAAGTACTCGCCCAATCGGGTCGTGGTGCTGGATAACCCGGAGTTCCACCTACCCAAAGTCAGCGCGACCTTTCACGGCCGCGACATCTTCGCGCCGGTCAGCGGGCACCTGGCAGCAGGAGCCAACCTCGAAACGCTGGGCACGCACCTCGACCCGGCCGACCTCGTGCGTCTTCCCCCGAGCGCGCCGTTTCTGCACAACGAGCGCATCGAGTGTCACGTCATCCACGTCGACCGCTTCGGCAACCTCATCACCAACTTGTCCGACAGGGAGTTGACCGACTGGCTCGACGGCGCCCGCCCGCGCATCGACCTCGACGGCGAGCGGGTCCCGTTGATGAAGACCTTCGCGAGCGTGCCCAAGCGCAGGCCCCTGGCCTATTTCGGCAGCTCGGGCCAGCTCGAGATCGCGGTGCGCGACGGCAGCGCCGCCCGTCATTTCGGGGCGGCGCAGGGACAGACAGTGGGGGTGGAGAAGGAGTAG
- a CDS encoding [protein-PII] uridylyltransferase family protein: MTTQHFEKARLLALRERSGDPDRLDGLVERLAACVENGGLSSSNAKLALEELAHAPEPADTLFHLVQLCESGKGKLVLAEPETVETFLKLAAQGEHPARTLQHRPEELSYLAGARSTNLVRGLDSLKGELHGHIEAAVAEGADREEAVFNELRRLKRRESLRIFLREVENLSSVRQTTAEIAELAEACLDVAVVQGAEVLGRPELAEHFCVLGMGKLGGRELNFSSDVDLIYVSSNEAAVDADVKTGVDALARWVTKAMESVTEEGYVFRVDLRLRPEGSKGPLVHSLGAMVDYYLNWGRTWERSAMVKARPVAGNRQMGEELLVDLEPFMYRRYLDFNVLDELRAMKEQINRNAHVSAVVGIEEDKVDKPERRAEKKQSSSSSLQDRLRRKMRRGGGSKSTRLGRASRFSLSKKNHDEAPTEPESTEGAPAKTPAPSTGSPYGWDVKIGVGGIREIEFFVQALQLIHCGTRPSLRVRRTLDALDRLLYAGLITHDDHAVLADAYDLFRRVEHRVQMEHDRQSHRLPADAAGFERLARRMLTDADELRERLTFFRKKVGAMFERLFSESAQSPEEPTVRESRPTELATVLGAPPEHLFDAAVIDALTEVGFRRPRQVAGQLQMLRDKTYGPFGRRAGTEQSQLSRFIMQACATAPNPDQAFSYWSRLSTVVGERPGFYDMLFENPHATRLLLHVFGSSDFLASIVMREPNVIDYLLGAGTVAIVREKDEMVRELERRLTGIHDPSHRLGRMRRFHQEEVLRIALHEVAGACDIGETVRQLSMLAEVVIDLILGEVYANLAQRLDATQGGLPSVDELPFVVLAMGKLGGRELTFGSDLDIIFVYEPDEKVGLDHQFFARMAQRLVRNLSSVSEHGKLYDVDTRLRPSGRQGTLVVSLEAFREYHETRADLWERQALIRARALTGRADLRERLTRLRDELAFEKPVPDDAREQFRAMRDRMVEHLTGEGEGFDIKADPGGMIDVEFLTQYLQLVYGGRLESSEMQPSQARGEQVIEGVRSQNTLRALVGLAEAPELADLEPQADYVALLDDYRTLRRIEARLRMSDQRGTNRVPHDEDEQHILARRLGYQGSGARRQLQAELDALSARVQQVFEVLLGANIDSPQPSD, encoded by the coding sequence ATGACCACCCAACACTTCGAGAAAGCCCGCCTTCTCGCGCTGCGCGAGCGCTCCGGCGACCCCGATCGACTCGACGGGCTCGTCGAGCGACTCGCTGCCTGCGTCGAGAACGGCGGGCTTTCTTCGTCCAACGCCAAACTCGCCCTCGAAGAGCTAGCACATGCGCCCGAGCCGGCCGACACGCTGTTCCACCTGGTGCAGCTATGTGAGTCGGGCAAGGGCAAGCTCGTGCTCGCCGAGCCCGAGACAGTGGAGACGTTTCTCAAGCTCGCCGCCCAGGGCGAGCATCCGGCGCGCACTCTGCAACATCGGCCGGAGGAGCTGTCGTATTTGGCCGGCGCCCGCTCGACGAACCTGGTGCGCGGGCTCGACTCGCTCAAAGGCGAGCTGCACGGCCACATCGAGGCCGCGGTGGCCGAAGGCGCCGACCGCGAAGAGGCGGTCTTCAACGAGCTTCGCCGCCTCAAGCGCCGCGAGTCGCTGCGCATCTTTTTGCGCGAGGTCGAGAACCTGAGCTCGGTGCGCCAGACGACCGCCGAGATCGCCGAGCTCGCCGAGGCCTGCCTCGACGTGGCGGTGGTCCAGGGCGCCGAGGTGCTCGGGCGCCCCGAGCTCGCCGAGCATTTCTGCGTGCTCGGTATGGGCAAGCTGGGCGGCCGCGAGCTCAACTTCAGCTCCGACGTCGACCTCATCTACGTCTCGTCGAACGAGGCGGCCGTCGACGCCGACGTCAAGACCGGCGTCGACGCGCTCGCGCGCTGGGTCACCAAGGCCATGGAGTCGGTCACCGAGGAGGGCTACGTCTTTCGCGTCGACCTTCGCCTGCGGCCCGAGGGGAGCAAAGGGCCGCTGGTGCACTCACTCGGCGCCATGGTCGACTACTACCTGAACTGGGGGCGCACCTGGGAGCGCAGCGCCATGGTCAAAGCGCGCCCGGTCGCCGGCAACCGGCAGATGGGCGAGGAGCTGTTGGTCGACCTCGAGCCATTCATGTACCGGCGCTACCTCGACTTCAACGTCCTCGACGAGTTGCGGGCGATGAAGGAGCAGATCAACCGCAACGCGCACGTCTCGGCGGTCGTGGGCATCGAAGAGGACAAGGTCGACAAGCCCGAGCGCCGAGCCGAGAAGAAGCAGTCGAGTTCGTCGTCGCTGCAGGACCGACTCCGCCGCAAGATGCGCCGCGGCGGTGGATCCAAGAGCACACGGCTGGGGCGAGCGTCGCGCTTTTCGCTGTCGAAGAAGAACCACGACGAGGCGCCGACCGAACCCGAGTCCACTGAGGGGGCGCCTGCCAAAACGCCGGCGCCTTCGACCGGCTCGCCGTACGGCTGGGACGTCAAGATCGGCGTGGGCGGCATTCGCGAGATCGAGTTTTTCGTCCAAGCGCTCCAGCTCATCCACTGCGGCACGCGCCCCTCGCTGCGCGTGCGCCGCACCCTCGATGCGCTCGACCGATTGCTCTACGCCGGGCTGATTACCCACGACGACCACGCCGTGCTCGCCGATGCTTACGATCTGTTTCGCCGCGTCGAGCACCGCGTGCAGATGGAGCACGACCGCCAATCGCACCGATTGCCCGCCGACGCGGCCGGCTTCGAGCGCCTGGCCCGGCGCATGCTCACCGACGCCGACGAGCTGCGCGAGCGGCTGACATTCTTCCGAAAGAAGGTCGGGGCGATGTTCGAGCGGCTCTTCTCGGAATCGGCGCAGAGCCCTGAGGAGCCCACCGTGCGCGAGTCGCGCCCCACCGAGCTCGCCACGGTTCTGGGGGCGCCGCCAGAGCACTTATTCGACGCGGCGGTCATCGATGCGCTGACCGAGGTCGGCTTTCGGCGGCCGCGACAGGTCGCCGGCCAGCTCCAGATGCTTCGCGACAAGACCTACGGCCCGTTCGGCCGCCGCGCGGGGACCGAGCAGAGCCAGCTGAGCCGTTTCATCATGCAGGCCTGCGCCACGGCGCCGAATCCCGACCAGGCGTTCAGCTACTGGTCGCGCCTGTCGACGGTCGTCGGCGAGCGGCCCGGCTTCTACGACATGCTCTTCGAGAACCCGCACGCCACGCGCCTGCTTTTGCATGTGTTCGGGTCGAGCGATTTTCTCGCCTCCATCGTCATGCGCGAGCCGAACGTCATCGACTACCTGCTCGGCGCAGGCACGGTGGCCATCGTGCGCGAGAAAGACGAGATGGTACGCGAGCTCGAACGGCGGCTTACGGGTATCCACGATCCGAGCCATCGGCTGGGGCGCATGCGTCGCTTCCACCAGGAAGAGGTGCTCAGGATCGCGCTGCACGAGGTCGCCGGCGCCTGCGATATCGGCGAGACGGTGCGCCAATTGTCGATGCTCGCCGAGGTGGTCATCGATCTCATCTTGGGCGAGGTCTACGCCAACCTCGCCCAGCGCCTCGACGCCACGCAGGGCGGGCTTCCGAGCGTCGACGAGCTGCCTTTTGTCGTGCTCGCCATGGGCAAGCTCGGCGGGCGCGAGCTCACCTTCGGCAGCGATCTCGACATCATCTTCGTCTACGAGCCCGACGAGAAGGTCGGCCTCGACCACCAGTTCTTTGCGCGCATGGCCCAGCGCCTGGTCCGCAACCTGTCGTCGGTCAGCGAGCACGGAAAGCTGTACGACGTCGACACCCGGCTTCGTCCCTCGGGGCGACAGGGCACGCTCGTCGTCAGCCTGGAGGCCTTTCGCGAGTACCACGAGACGCGCGCCGATCTGTGGGAGCGCCAGGCGTTGATTCGCGCTCGCGCTTTGACCGGGCGTGCCGACCTTCGAGAACGGCTCACCAGGCTTCGCGACGAACTCGCCTTCGAGAAGCCGGTGCCGGACGACGCCCGCGAACAGTTTCGCGCGATGCGCGATCGCATGGTCGAGCATCTTACGGGGGAGGGCGAAGGCTTCGACATCAAAGCCGACCCCGGAGGCATGATCGACGTCGAGTTCCTGACTCAGTATTTGCAACTTGTCTATGGCGGCCGGCTCGAGTCGAGCGAGATGCAGCCTTCCCAGGCGCGTGGCGAACAGGTCATCGAAGGTGTGCGCAGCCAGAATACCCTGCGCGCGCTCGTCGGACTGGCCGAGGCTCCCGAGTTGGCCGACCTCGAGCCGCAGGCCGACTACGTCGCCTTGCTCGACGACTACCGTACGCTGCGCCGCATCGAGGCGCGGCTTCGCATGAGCGACCAGCGAGGCACGAATCGCGTGCCCCATGACGAGGACGAGCAACATATTTTGGCCCGCCGCTTGGGCTACCAGGGTAGCGGGGCGCGCCGGCAACTGCAGGCCGAACTCGACGCCCTCAGCGCGCGCGTACAGCAGGTGTTCGAGGTGTTGCTCGGCGCGAACATTGACAGCCCCCAGCCCAGCGACTAG
- a CDS encoding deoxyribodipyrimidine photo-lyase, with amino-acid sequence MSTIPKLRINACNDAPIRPERDFVVYWMTAQRRLSYNYALEHAVELAQTHQVPLVIFEPLRSEYPWASERLHQFVIDGMADKARRLADANVTYFPYLEREHDAGKGLLAALGERAVAVVTDEFPAFFLPRMTAAAAAQLDVRLEKVDSNGIVPLRAPGKAYKRAYDFRRWFQKHGREHLDTFPRRHPLVGKQLPQLDRLPAEITDRWPAATLDELADPAFVTTLPIDHDVQPVAAHPGGEEAARERFQTFLTERLEGYGNRRNYPEDDHTSRLSPYLHFGHISTHEIVGAVLEQERWGFDDLADNAKGKREGWWGLSEDAESFLEELITWREVSYNTCHYVENYDAWESLPDWAIATLEEHADDPREHVYTLDEFEKAQTHDELWNASQMQLVKDGRIHNYLRMLWGKKILHWSASPQEALAIMIELNNKYALDGRDPNSYSGIFWTLGRYDRPWGPEREIFGKVRYMTSKSTRRKYSVGRYIEKWVGKGY; translated from the coding sequence ATGTCGACCATCCCCAAACTCCGCATCAACGCCTGCAACGACGCCCCCATCCGCCCCGAGCGCGACTTCGTCGTCTATTGGATGACCGCCCAGCGGCGGCTGAGCTACAACTATGCGCTCGAGCATGCCGTCGAGCTCGCCCAAACTCACCAGGTGCCGCTGGTGATCTTCGAGCCGCTGCGAAGCGAGTATCCGTGGGCGAGTGAGCGGCTGCACCAGTTCGTGATCGACGGGATGGCCGACAAGGCGCGCCGGCTCGCCGATGCAAACGTGACGTATTTTCCGTACCTGGAGCGCGAGCACGACGCGGGCAAGGGCTTGCTCGCGGCGCTCGGCGAGCGGGCGGTGGCGGTGGTGACCGACGAGTTTCCGGCGTTCTTCTTGCCCCGGATGACCGCGGCGGCGGCCGCACAGCTCGACGTGCGCCTGGAGAAGGTCGACTCGAACGGGATCGTGCCGCTTCGTGCGCCGGGCAAGGCCTACAAGCGGGCGTACGACTTTCGGCGTTGGTTCCAGAAGCACGGGCGCGAGCATCTCGACACGTTTCCGCGCCGCCATCCGCTCGTAGGCAAGCAGTTGCCGCAGCTCGACCGGCTGCCGGCCGAGATCACCGACCGGTGGCCGGCGGCGACGCTCGACGAGCTCGCCGACCCCGCGTTTGTGACCACGCTGCCCATCGACCACGACGTTCAACCCGTCGCCGCCCATCCCGGCGGCGAGGAGGCGGCGCGCGAGCGCTTCCAGACGTTTTTGACCGAGCGCCTCGAGGGCTACGGCAACCGACGCAACTATCCAGAGGACGACCACACCAGTCGGCTGTCGCCGTACCTTCACTTCGGCCACATTTCGACCCACGAGATCGTGGGCGCGGTGCTCGAGCAGGAGCGCTGGGGGTTCGACGACCTCGCCGACAACGCCAAGGGCAAGCGCGAGGGGTGGTGGGGTTTGAGCGAGGACGCCGAGTCGTTCCTCGAAGAGCTCATCACCTGGCGTGAAGTCAGCTACAACACCTGCCATTACGTCGAGAATTACGACGCATGGGAGTCGCTGCCCGACTGGGCCATCGCGACCCTCGAGGAGCACGCCGACGACCCGCGTGAGCACGTCTACACCCTCGATGAGTTCGAGAAGGCGCAGACCCACGACGAACTGTGGAACGCCTCGCAGATGCAACTCGTCAAAGACGGGCGCATCCACAACTACCTGCGGATGTTGTGGGGAAAGAAGATCCTGCACTGGAGCGCGTCACCCCAGGAGGCGCTCGCGATCATGATCGAGCTCAACAACAAGTACGCCCTCGATGGGCGCGACCCGAACTCATATAGCGGGATTTTTTGGACGCTGGGGCGCTACGACCGGCCGTGGGGGCCGGAGCGGGAGATCTTCGGGAAGGTGCGGTACATGACCTCGAAGAGCACCCGACGCAAGTACAGCGTCGGGCGCTACATCGAGAAGTGGGTTGGTAAGGGTTACTAA
- a CDS encoding endonuclease domain-containing protein: protein MKHQYNDRAQLLERARWLRKNQTWPEKRLWARLRRRQVGGYKFRRQYVLEPFIIDFYCLKRKVAVEVDGPVHSREDLAEKDEARTETLEEQYGVKMLRFSVQDIYQRIEEVLEEIECACAERDGEE, encoded by the coding sequence GTGAAACACCAATACAACGACCGAGCACAACTTCTCGAACGCGCACGTTGGCTGCGTAAGAACCAGACGTGGCCTGAAAAGCGACTCTGGGCACGCCTACGCCGCCGCCAAGTCGGCGGATACAAGTTTCGACGTCAGTACGTTCTGGAGCCGTTCATCATCGACTTCTACTGCCTCAAGCGGAAGGTCGCAGTCGAGGTCGACGGGCCAGTCCATAGTCGAGAGGATCTCGCAGAAAAGGACGAAGCCCGCACCGAGACGCTAGAAGAGCAATACGGCGTGAAGATGCTTCGCTTCTCAGTCCAAGATATCTACCAGCGCATCGAGGAGGTGCTTGAGGAGATCGAATGTGCTTGTGCGGAGAGGGATGGGGAAGAGTAA